The following proteins are co-located in the Vicinamibacterales bacterium genome:
- a CDS encoding ABC transporter ATP-binding protein: MVTVERLTKRFGRITALDAVTLEIRRGEVLGLIGPNGAGKTTLFECVAGVLPYDAGTVVVDGRAVRPGTPGSGMFYLPDAVAPWPSQRVGWVLDFVTGYFGGDAAMKAVVVERLALGPLLDWTIGTLSKGQRKRVLLAVGMLTPHPLLLADEPFDGLDLRQTREVGDALREHAAAGRTLFLSIHQITDAARVCDRFVLLSAGRVCGTGTLEELAGHLPAGAAASGAPTLEEVVLALT, from the coding sequence ATGGTCACCGTCGAGCGCCTCACCAAGCGCTTCGGCCGCATCACCGCGCTCGACGCCGTCACGCTCGAGATTCGGCGCGGCGAAGTCCTGGGCCTCATTGGCCCCAACGGCGCGGGCAAGACCACCCTGTTCGAGTGCGTGGCGGGCGTCCTGCCGTACGACGCCGGCACGGTCGTGGTCGACGGTCGGGCGGTCCGGCCGGGCACGCCGGGCTCCGGGATGTTCTACCTGCCGGACGCGGTCGCGCCGTGGCCGAGCCAGCGCGTGGGCTGGGTGCTCGACTTCGTCACCGGGTATTTCGGCGGCGACGCGGCCATGAAGGCGGTCGTCGTCGAACGCCTGGCCCTGGGGCCGCTGCTCGACTGGACCATCGGCACGCTGTCCAAGGGACAGCGCAAGCGCGTGCTCCTGGCCGTGGGGATGCTCACCCCCCACCCGCTGCTCCTCGCCGACGAGCCCTTCGATGGCCTGGACCTCCGGCAGACGCGCGAGGTCGGGGACGCGCTGCGCGAGCACGCCGCCGCGGGCCGCACGCTCTTCCTGTCGATCCACCAGATCACGGATGCCGCCCGCGTCTGCGATCGCTTCGTGCTGCTGAGCGCCGGCCGCGTCTGCGGCACGGGCACGCTCGAGGAGCTCGCCGGGCACCTGCCGGCCGGCGCCGCAGCGTCCGGCGCCCCCACGCTCGAAGAGGTCGTGCTTGCCCTCACGTAG
- a CDS encoding TonB-dependent receptor, translating to MAKTARLLTAWMLVAGLAATTSAQSPNNATIQVLVVDQQDAVVPAAEVVVVNTGTGQSRAAVSGADGSVVVPALSLTGTYSVTVSKAGFATEERQGIELRSGETATLRVKLLAAGATSEVVVYGTALGVRADAQIGRRLDSPTIDATPILGRKITTVPLFNSAFRQGKGTGDLFVNATYFITASGSRRTTTFMLDGASNDEGWGRQTMQATVPVGAVQEMSVLSSAFSSEYGWTSGPALNIVTKTGTNQLHGEALFLERPGDWQSKTFSTSGFCPPSVSSCATPSTLQAINPTDLPDALSQGSASIGGRLVADRTFFFVTGDYTRQDRTTRLSSTLPAFVLPADGSLSYVGHYRQKLLNARLDHKLTAAQTLMVRFNYDHFYDTNPNDAVVGNNAPTVARRYTRGAWTAQTNHTAVVRPSLLNEVRVAYLHGDPVTLWEPQELSTTYTRAGAAPFTIGESRSSNIHGEQFQVSDTLTWTRGAHTVRFGGSVARHTSGGTGSEPGQAILGTFTFITSTTAPFDQLTLADVQQYTQPINYGVSSYELSQWLSVGFVQDRFRVHDDLTLDLGVRYDRQTLTDATTNVVPRVGFGWHPGGDPRLAVRGGYGMYYTQVRANALASALTGGLDGITTYTATPGQFGFPSCLTGACLPLAFDPRTLPASQRPARNVTIRAGQRAFYETQFASYGLDFSLLPNYPDEFVNPRSQVLSLGVEREVVRGLFVGADYVRQHWTNLDRSVDLNAPAPFDRTAAGQTRSAAAANATRPIVPVNGGVRNVNVLMNLGTADYDGLQTLVTYRGNSKLVAALSYTLSKATNTTEPDGNGVNPNDSNIARLGEEERGPSVVDQRHRAVITLSYHLPYDVTAGTVTQLASARPFTSTTGVDNNGDGANNDRPVVDGTVVAKSSYRGTGTQDVSVFLEKRFRLRTQTLLFRAEGFNLLNHGNILGRAVQVYGNTDVPNATFGQVVAVGTASNALPSLANIDPPRMVQLQVRYLF from the coding sequence ATGGCGAAGACCGCCCGTCTCCTGACGGCGTGGATGCTGGTGGCCGGCCTGGCGGCCACCACGTCCGCGCAGTCCCCCAACAACGCGACGATTCAGGTGCTCGTCGTCGACCAGCAGGACGCGGTCGTGCCCGCGGCCGAGGTCGTCGTCGTCAACACCGGGACCGGCCAGTCCCGCGCGGCCGTCTCGGGCGCCGACGGCAGCGTGGTCGTGCCGGCGTTGTCCCTGACGGGCACCTACTCCGTCACGGTCTCCAAGGCGGGCTTCGCGACCGAGGAACGCCAGGGCATCGAGCTCAGGAGCGGTGAGACCGCCACGCTGCGGGTGAAACTCCTGGCGGCGGGCGCGACGTCGGAGGTCGTGGTCTACGGCACGGCCCTCGGCGTGCGCGCCGACGCCCAGATCGGACGACGGCTCGACAGCCCCACCATCGACGCCACCCCGATCCTGGGCCGTAAGATCACCACGGTGCCGCTCTTCAACTCGGCCTTCCGGCAGGGCAAGGGCACGGGCGACCTGTTCGTGAACGCCACCTACTTCATCACGGCGTCGGGCAGCCGCCGGACGACCACCTTCATGCTCGACGGCGCCAGCAACGACGAGGGCTGGGGCCGGCAGACGATGCAGGCCACGGTGCCGGTCGGCGCCGTCCAGGAGATGTCGGTGCTCTCGAGCGCCTTCTCGTCCGAGTACGGCTGGACGTCAGGGCCGGCGCTCAACATCGTGACGAAGACGGGCACGAACCAGCTGCACGGCGAGGCCCTGTTCCTGGAGCGTCCCGGGGACTGGCAGTCGAAGACCTTCTCGACGAGCGGCTTCTGTCCGCCATCGGTGTCGAGCTGCGCGACGCCGTCCACGCTCCAGGCGATCAACCCGACCGATCTGCCCGACGCGCTCAGCCAGGGCTCGGCGTCGATCGGCGGGCGCCTGGTGGCGGACCGGACGTTCTTCTTCGTCACCGGCGACTACACCCGCCAGGACCGCACCACGCGGCTGTCGAGCACGCTTCCGGCCTTCGTCCTGCCCGCCGACGGCAGCCTCTCCTACGTGGGCCACTACCGCCAGAAGCTCCTGAACGCCCGGCTCGACCACAAGCTGACGGCGGCCCAGACGCTGATGGTCCGCTTCAACTACGACCACTTCTACGACACGAACCCGAACGACGCCGTCGTCGGGAACAACGCGCCCACCGTCGCGCGCCGCTACACGCGCGGCGCGTGGACGGCGCAGACGAACCACACCGCCGTGGTCCGGCCCTCACTCCTCAACGAGGTGCGCGTCGCCTACCTGCACGGCGACCCTGTGACGCTCTGGGAGCCGCAGGAGCTCTCGACCACCTACACGCGGGCCGGCGCCGCGCCGTTCACGATCGGCGAGTCACGGTCGTCGAACATCCACGGCGAGCAGTTCCAGGTGTCGGATACCCTCACGTGGACGCGCGGGGCGCACACCGTCCGCTTCGGCGGCAGCGTGGCCCGGCACACGTCCGGCGGGACCGGCAGCGAGCCCGGCCAGGCGATCCTCGGCACCTTCACGTTCATCACGTCCACGACCGCCCCGTTCGATCAGCTCACGCTCGCGGACGTGCAGCAGTACACGCAGCCCATCAACTACGGCGTGTCGAGCTACGAGCTCTCCCAGTGGCTGTCGGTCGGGTTCGTCCAGGATCGGTTCCGCGTCCACGACGACCTGACGCTCGACCTGGGCGTCCGCTACGACCGTCAGACGCTCACGGACGCGACGACGAACGTCGTGCCGCGCGTGGGCTTCGGCTGGCACCCCGGCGGCGACCCGCGCCTGGCCGTGCGCGGCGGCTACGGCATGTACTACACGCAGGTCCGCGCCAACGCCCTGGCGAGCGCGCTGACCGGCGGGCTCGACGGGATCACGACCTACACCGCGACGCCGGGCCAGTTCGGGTTCCCGTCATGCCTGACCGGGGCGTGCCTCCCGCTCGCGTTCGACCCGCGCACGCTGCCGGCGTCGCAGCGCCCGGCGCGCAACGTCACGATCCGCGCGGGTCAGCGCGCCTTCTACGAGACGCAGTTCGCCAGCTACGGGCTGGACTTCAGCCTCCTGCCCAACTACCCGGACGAGTTCGTGAACCCCCGGAGCCAGGTGCTGTCGCTCGGCGTCGAGCGGGAGGTGGTGCGCGGCCTGTTCGTGGGCGCCGACTACGTCCGCCAGCACTGGACGAACCTCGATCGCTCGGTGGACCTGAACGCGCCCGCGCCCTTCGACCGCACGGCCGCTGGGCAGACGCGGAGCGCGGCCGCCGCCAACGCGACGCGGCCCATCGTCCCCGTGAACGGCGGCGTGCGCAACGTCAACGTGCTGATGAACCTGGGCACCGCCGACTACGACGGTCTCCAGACGCTCGTGACGTACCGGGGCAACTCGAAGCTCGTCGCGGCGCTCAGCTACACGCTGTCCAAGGCGACGAATACGACCGAGCCCGACGGCAACGGCGTCAACCCGAACGACTCGAACATCGCCCGCCTCGGCGAGGAGGAGCGCGGGCCGAGCGTGGTCGACCAGCGCCACCGCGCCGTCATCACGCTGTCCTACCACCTGCCCTACGACGTCACGGCCGGCACGGTCACCCAGCTCGCCTCGGCGCGTCCGTTCACGTCCACCACCGGCGTGGACAACAACGGCGACGGCGCCAACAACGACCGTCCCGTCGTTGACGGCACGGTCGTTGCCAAGTCGTCCTATCGCGGCACGGGCACGCAGGACGTGTCGGTGTTCCTGGAGAAGCGCTTCCGGCTGCGCACGCAGACGCTGCTCTTCCGCGCCGAGGGGTTCAACCTCCTGAACCACGGCAACATCCTGGGCCGCGCGGTCCAGGTCTACGGCAACACCGACGTGCCCAACGCCACCTTCGGACAGGTCGTGGCCGTGGGCACGGCGTCCAACGCGCTGCCGTCGCTCGCCAACATCGACCCGCCTCGGATGGTGCAGCTCCAGGTGCGGTACCTGTTCTAG